Proteins encoded in a region of the Planococcus citri chromosome 1, ihPlaCitr1.1, whole genome shotgun sequence genome:
- the LOC135832763 gene encoding E3 SUMO-protein ligase PIAS4-like isoform X2 yields MNYGFRCSDLVSLLGYVGRNRSGRKNELQLRALEILKNPPADINIEAFKHKIKFLYKAAQDEAKQTHNLELQQQQQNMMPYNMPGGRVQQIMPPQQAMQPQPRPSANINHYGVPSAQYANQPQRYPGGMPVGGNPYQSSGFTQSIQPANSTPLCNFGLTVLVPNANFYTPFNELKFRKLPFYNIKHELLKPTVLVSNHVPTLPNNLRTSATQEFHYCFVLTCDMASDMASNRDIGNGKNDYNVQAQLRITATDNTTGNVTEYNDFLPLGLVVRLNHRQCTLPICSPNSRSGTESRRIPRPINITPHMKMSPICQNLLVINWACEQGKTFVANVNLVEKLSSDYLLNKLKERPTISVDLTKATIRQQYKRIDDDDDEDNDNTNADDDDIATTIVRVSLVCPLAKFRMMYPAKGKNCTHLQCFDGGAYISLNEKKPMWMCPVCNRELYFDDLLIDQYFSDVLQNKDLSPDCQEVQLLVDGSWKSYDEEAANNDDKSKNDGSANSPGAQSPNQDARANNGDANDNGSNNDDVDRKECAIIEESEGNTAGGGAVVDLTEEDEESPEDTMDADANDAENNIPLEPPKISPPPPLSPPQAKPNDTNDKAVEGTSNTEKPETDDGDSSAITPTTNASASTERASSTAVSSSGYMSPGIISLDSPSPPPMVALNLGDTS; encoded by the exons ATGAATTACGG CTTTAGATGTTCCGATTTAGTAAGTTTATTGGGCTATGTCGGAAGAAATCGTTCTGGTAGAAAAAACGAACTTCAACTAAGAGCTTTGGAAATACTAAAAAATCCTCCTGCTGATATAAACATTGAAGCATTCAAACATAAAATTAAGTTTCTTTATAAAGCTGCTCA aGATGAAGCTAAGCAAACGCATAATTTAGAAttacagcagcagcaacaaaaTATGATGCCATATAATATGCCTGGGGGCAGGGTGCAGCAAATCATGCCACCCCAACAAGCCATGCAACCCCAGCCAAGACCTTCTGCTAATATTAATCATTATGGCGTGCCTTCTGCTCAGTACGCTAATCAACCTCAG AGATATCCCGGTGGAATGCCCGTAGGAGGTAATCCGTATCAAAGTTCGGGATTCACTCAATCTATTCAACCCGCTAACAGTACTCCTTTATGTAACTTTGGACTCACAGTGCTTGTTCCAAATGCCAATTTTTATACGCCGTTCAATGAacttaaatttagaaaattaccaTTTTACAATATCAAGCACGAGTTATTAAAACCCACTGTACTTG tGTCTAATCACGTTCCTACATTGCCTAATAATTTAAGAACTAGCGCTACTCAAGAATTCCATTATTGTTTTGTATTGACCTGTGATATGGCTTCTGATATGGCCTCAAATAGAGATATTGGAAATGGAAAAAACGATTATAACGTTCAA gCTCAGTTAAGGATCACAGCTACTGATAACACGACTGGAAATGTTACCGAATACAACGATTTTCTTCCACTCGGGTTGGTGGTGCGTTTGAATCACAGGCAATGTACATTACCG atttGTAGTCCTAATTCAAGATCAGGAACTGAATCGAGAAGAATTCCTAGACCAATCAATATTACACCACATATGAAGATGTCTCCGATCTGTCAAAATTTGTTGGTTATCAATTGGGCATGTGAACAAGGAAAAACGTTTGTTGCCAACGTTaatcttgttgaaaaattatcatcagaTTATTTACTTAACAAACTGAAGGAACGGCCGACCATTTCTGTGGACTTGACGAAAGCAACAA TCCGACAACAGTATAAACGTATagatgacgatgatgacgaaGATAACGACAATACGAACGCTGACGATGACGATATAGCTACAACAATTGTGCGTGTTTCGTTAGTGTGTCCTTTAGCTAAATTCCGCATGATGTACCCTGCCAAGGGTAAGAATTGTACTCATCTACAGTGTTTTGATGGAGGAGCGTATATCAGTTTGAACGAAAAGAAACCTATGTGGATGTGTCCAGTTTGCAATAGAGAGTTGTATTTCGACGATTTACTCATTGAtca GTATTTTTCGGATGTTTTACAAAATAAGGATTTATCTCCGGATTGTCAAGAAGTTCAGCTCTTGGTTGATGGATCATGGAAAAGTTATGACGAAGAAGCTGCAAATAATGAtgataaatcgaaaaatgatgGTTCGGCGAATTCTCCTGGTGCTCAGTCTCCTAACCAGGATGCACGA GCAAATAACGGAGATGCCAATGATAACGGATCGAACAATGATG acGTCGACAGAAAAGAATGTGCTATCATTGAAGAAAGTGAAGGAAATACAGCTGGAGGAGGAGCCGTGGTTGATTTAACTGAAGAGGACGAAGAATCGCCGGAAGATACAATGGACGCAGACGCAAATGACGCAGAAAACAATATTCCTCTTGAACCTCCCAAGATCTCTCCTCCGCCACCTTTGAGCCCTCCGCAGGCGAAACCGAACG ATACTAATGACAAAGCTGTGGAAGGTACTTCGAATACCGAAAAGCCAGAAACAGATGATGGCGATTCTTCGGCAATCACTCCAACTACCAACGCATCGGCTTCAACCGAAAGAGCTTCTTCTACAGCGGTCAGCAGTTCTGGGTACATGAGTCCAGGTATAATTTCTTTGGACAGTCCTTCCCCGCCACCGATGGTTGCCTTGAATTTAG GAGATACGTCATAG
- the LOC135832763 gene encoding E3 SUMO-protein ligase PIAS4-like isoform X3, protein MNYGDEAKQTHNLELQQQQQNMMPYNMPGGRVQQIMPPQQAMQPQPRPSANINHYGVPSAQYANQPQRYPGGMPVGGNPYQSSGFTQSIQPANSTPLCNFGLTVLVPNANFYTPFNELKFRKLPFYNIKHELLKPTVLVSNHVPTLPNNLRTSATQEFHYCFVLTCDMASDMASNRDIGNGKNDYNVQAQLRITATDNTTGNVTEYNDFLPLGLVVRLNHRQCTLPICSPNSRSGTESRRIPRPINITPHMKMSPICQNLLVINWACEQGKTFVANVNLVEKLSSDYLLNKLKERPTISVDLTKATIRQQYKRIDDDDDEDNDNTNADDDDIATTIVRVSLVCPLAKFRMMYPAKGKNCTHLQCFDGGAYISLNEKKPMWMCPVCNRELYFDDLLIDQYFSDVLQNKDLSPDCQEVQLLVDGSWKSYDEEAANNDDKSKNDGSANSPGAQSPNQDARANNGDANDNGSNNDDVDRKECAIIEESEGNTAGGGAVVDLTEEDEESPEDTMDADANDAENNIPLEPPKISPPPPLSPPQAKPNDTNDKAVEGTSNTEKPETDDGDSSAITPTTNASASTERASSTAVSSSGYMSPGIISLDSPSPPPMVALNLGDTS, encoded by the exons ATGAATTACGG aGATGAAGCTAAGCAAACGCATAATTTAGAAttacagcagcagcaacaaaaTATGATGCCATATAATATGCCTGGGGGCAGGGTGCAGCAAATCATGCCACCCCAACAAGCCATGCAACCCCAGCCAAGACCTTCTGCTAATATTAATCATTATGGCGTGCCTTCTGCTCAGTACGCTAATCAACCTCAG AGATATCCCGGTGGAATGCCCGTAGGAGGTAATCCGTATCAAAGTTCGGGATTCACTCAATCTATTCAACCCGCTAACAGTACTCCTTTATGTAACTTTGGACTCACAGTGCTTGTTCCAAATGCCAATTTTTATACGCCGTTCAATGAacttaaatttagaaaattaccaTTTTACAATATCAAGCACGAGTTATTAAAACCCACTGTACTTG tGTCTAATCACGTTCCTACATTGCCTAATAATTTAAGAACTAGCGCTACTCAAGAATTCCATTATTGTTTTGTATTGACCTGTGATATGGCTTCTGATATGGCCTCAAATAGAGATATTGGAAATGGAAAAAACGATTATAACGTTCAA gCTCAGTTAAGGATCACAGCTACTGATAACACGACTGGAAATGTTACCGAATACAACGATTTTCTTCCACTCGGGTTGGTGGTGCGTTTGAATCACAGGCAATGTACATTACCG atttGTAGTCCTAATTCAAGATCAGGAACTGAATCGAGAAGAATTCCTAGACCAATCAATATTACACCACATATGAAGATGTCTCCGATCTGTCAAAATTTGTTGGTTATCAATTGGGCATGTGAACAAGGAAAAACGTTTGTTGCCAACGTTaatcttgttgaaaaattatcatcagaTTATTTACTTAACAAACTGAAGGAACGGCCGACCATTTCTGTGGACTTGACGAAAGCAACAA TCCGACAACAGTATAAACGTATagatgacgatgatgacgaaGATAACGACAATACGAACGCTGACGATGACGATATAGCTACAACAATTGTGCGTGTTTCGTTAGTGTGTCCTTTAGCTAAATTCCGCATGATGTACCCTGCCAAGGGTAAGAATTGTACTCATCTACAGTGTTTTGATGGAGGAGCGTATATCAGTTTGAACGAAAAGAAACCTATGTGGATGTGTCCAGTTTGCAATAGAGAGTTGTATTTCGACGATTTACTCATTGAtca GTATTTTTCGGATGTTTTACAAAATAAGGATTTATCTCCGGATTGTCAAGAAGTTCAGCTCTTGGTTGATGGATCATGGAAAAGTTATGACGAAGAAGCTGCAAATAATGAtgataaatcgaaaaatgatgGTTCGGCGAATTCTCCTGGTGCTCAGTCTCCTAACCAGGATGCACGA GCAAATAACGGAGATGCCAATGATAACGGATCGAACAATGATG acGTCGACAGAAAAGAATGTGCTATCATTGAAGAAAGTGAAGGAAATACAGCTGGAGGAGGAGCCGTGGTTGATTTAACTGAAGAGGACGAAGAATCGCCGGAAGATACAATGGACGCAGACGCAAATGACGCAGAAAACAATATTCCTCTTGAACCTCCCAAGATCTCTCCTCCGCCACCTTTGAGCCCTCCGCAGGCGAAACCGAACG ATACTAATGACAAAGCTGTGGAAGGTACTTCGAATACCGAAAAGCCAGAAACAGATGATGGCGATTCTTCGGCAATCACTCCAACTACCAACGCATCGGCTTCAACCGAAAGAGCTTCTTCTACAGCGGTCAGCAGTTCTGGGTACATGAGTCCAGGTATAATTTCTTTGGACAGTCCTTCCCCGCCACCGATGGTTGCCTTGAATTTAG GAGATACGTCATAG
- the LOC135832763 gene encoding E3 SUMO-protein ligase PIAS4-like isoform X4, whose amino-acid sequence MMPYNMPGGRVQQIMPPQQAMQPQPRPSANINHYGVPSAQYANQPQRYPGGMPVGGNPYQSSGFTQSIQPANSTPLCNFGLTVLVPNANFYTPFNELKFRKLPFYNIKHELLKPTVLVSNHVPTLPNNLRTSATQEFHYCFVLTCDMASDMASNRDIGNGKNDYNVQAQLRITATDNTTGNVTEYNDFLPLGLVVRLNHRQCTLPICSPNSRSGTESRRIPRPINITPHMKMSPICQNLLVINWACEQGKTFVANVNLVEKLSSDYLLNKLKERPTISVDLTKATIRQQYKRIDDDDDEDNDNTNADDDDIATTIVRVSLVCPLAKFRMMYPAKGKNCTHLQCFDGGAYISLNEKKPMWMCPVCNRELYFDDLLIDQYFSDVLQNKDLSPDCQEVQLLVDGSWKSYDEEAANNDDKSKNDGSANSPGAQSPNQDARANNGDANDNGSNNDDVDRKECAIIEESEGNTAGGGAVVDLTEEDEESPEDTMDADANDAENNIPLEPPKISPPPPLSPPQAKPNDTNDKAVEGTSNTEKPETDDGDSSAITPTTNASASTERASSTAVSSSGYMSPGIISLDSPSPPPMVALNLGDTS is encoded by the exons ATGATGCCATATAATATGCCTGGGGGCAGGGTGCAGCAAATCATGCCACCCCAACAAGCCATGCAACCCCAGCCAAGACCTTCTGCTAATATTAATCATTATGGCGTGCCTTCTGCTCAGTACGCTAATCAACCTCAG AGATATCCCGGTGGAATGCCCGTAGGAGGTAATCCGTATCAAAGTTCGGGATTCACTCAATCTATTCAACCCGCTAACAGTACTCCTTTATGTAACTTTGGACTCACAGTGCTTGTTCCAAATGCCAATTTTTATACGCCGTTCAATGAacttaaatttagaaaattaccaTTTTACAATATCAAGCACGAGTTATTAAAACCCACTGTACTTG tGTCTAATCACGTTCCTACATTGCCTAATAATTTAAGAACTAGCGCTACTCAAGAATTCCATTATTGTTTTGTATTGACCTGTGATATGGCTTCTGATATGGCCTCAAATAGAGATATTGGAAATGGAAAAAACGATTATAACGTTCAA gCTCAGTTAAGGATCACAGCTACTGATAACACGACTGGAAATGTTACCGAATACAACGATTTTCTTCCACTCGGGTTGGTGGTGCGTTTGAATCACAGGCAATGTACATTACCG atttGTAGTCCTAATTCAAGATCAGGAACTGAATCGAGAAGAATTCCTAGACCAATCAATATTACACCACATATGAAGATGTCTCCGATCTGTCAAAATTTGTTGGTTATCAATTGGGCATGTGAACAAGGAAAAACGTTTGTTGCCAACGTTaatcttgttgaaaaattatcatcagaTTATTTACTTAACAAACTGAAGGAACGGCCGACCATTTCTGTGGACTTGACGAAAGCAACAA TCCGACAACAGTATAAACGTATagatgacgatgatgacgaaGATAACGACAATACGAACGCTGACGATGACGATATAGCTACAACAATTGTGCGTGTTTCGTTAGTGTGTCCTTTAGCTAAATTCCGCATGATGTACCCTGCCAAGGGTAAGAATTGTACTCATCTACAGTGTTTTGATGGAGGAGCGTATATCAGTTTGAACGAAAAGAAACCTATGTGGATGTGTCCAGTTTGCAATAGAGAGTTGTATTTCGACGATTTACTCATTGAtca GTATTTTTCGGATGTTTTACAAAATAAGGATTTATCTCCGGATTGTCAAGAAGTTCAGCTCTTGGTTGATGGATCATGGAAAAGTTATGACGAAGAAGCTGCAAATAATGAtgataaatcgaaaaatgatgGTTCGGCGAATTCTCCTGGTGCTCAGTCTCCTAACCAGGATGCACGA GCAAATAACGGAGATGCCAATGATAACGGATCGAACAATGATG acGTCGACAGAAAAGAATGTGCTATCATTGAAGAAAGTGAAGGAAATACAGCTGGAGGAGGAGCCGTGGTTGATTTAACTGAAGAGGACGAAGAATCGCCGGAAGATACAATGGACGCAGACGCAAATGACGCAGAAAACAATATTCCTCTTGAACCTCCCAAGATCTCTCCTCCGCCACCTTTGAGCCCTCCGCAGGCGAAACCGAACG ATACTAATGACAAAGCTGTGGAAGGTACTTCGAATACCGAAAAGCCAGAAACAGATGATGGCGATTCTTCGGCAATCACTCCAACTACCAACGCATCGGCTTCAACCGAAAGAGCTTCTTCTACAGCGGTCAGCAGTTCTGGGTACATGAGTCCAGGTATAATTTCTTTGGACAGTCCTTCCCCGCCACCGATGGTTGCCTTGAATTTAG GAGATACGTCATAG
- the LOC135832763 gene encoding E3 SUMO-protein ligase PIAS4-like isoform X1, translating into MSRRVTEADELRNMINSFRCSDLVSLLGYVGRNRSGRKNELQLRALEILKNPPADINIEAFKHKIKFLYKAAQDEAKQTHNLELQQQQQNMMPYNMPGGRVQQIMPPQQAMQPQPRPSANINHYGVPSAQYANQPQRYPGGMPVGGNPYQSSGFTQSIQPANSTPLCNFGLTVLVPNANFYTPFNELKFRKLPFYNIKHELLKPTVLVSNHVPTLPNNLRTSATQEFHYCFVLTCDMASDMASNRDIGNGKNDYNVQAQLRITATDNTTGNVTEYNDFLPLGLVVRLNHRQCTLPICSPNSRSGTESRRIPRPINITPHMKMSPICQNLLVINWACEQGKTFVANVNLVEKLSSDYLLNKLKERPTISVDLTKATIRQQYKRIDDDDDEDNDNTNADDDDIATTIVRVSLVCPLAKFRMMYPAKGKNCTHLQCFDGGAYISLNEKKPMWMCPVCNRELYFDDLLIDQYFSDVLQNKDLSPDCQEVQLLVDGSWKSYDEEAANNDDKSKNDGSANSPGAQSPNQDARANNGDANDNGSNNDDVDRKECAIIEESEGNTAGGGAVVDLTEEDEESPEDTMDADANDAENNIPLEPPKISPPPPLSPPQAKPNDTNDKAVEGTSNTEKPETDDGDSSAITPTTNASASTERASSTAVSSSGYMSPGIISLDSPSPPPMVALNLGDTS; encoded by the exons ATGTCACGAAGAGTGACCGAAGCAGATGAATTACGG AATATGATTAATAGCTTTAGATGTTCCGATTTAGTAAGTTTATTGGGCTATGTCGGAAGAAATCGTTCTGGTAGAAAAAACGAACTTCAACTAAGAGCTTTGGAAATACTAAAAAATCCTCCTGCTGATATAAACATTGAAGCATTCAAACATAAAATTAAGTTTCTTTATAAAGCTGCTCA aGATGAAGCTAAGCAAACGCATAATTTAGAAttacagcagcagcaacaaaaTATGATGCCATATAATATGCCTGGGGGCAGGGTGCAGCAAATCATGCCACCCCAACAAGCCATGCAACCCCAGCCAAGACCTTCTGCTAATATTAATCATTATGGCGTGCCTTCTGCTCAGTACGCTAATCAACCTCAG AGATATCCCGGTGGAATGCCCGTAGGAGGTAATCCGTATCAAAGTTCGGGATTCACTCAATCTATTCAACCCGCTAACAGTACTCCTTTATGTAACTTTGGACTCACAGTGCTTGTTCCAAATGCCAATTTTTATACGCCGTTCAATGAacttaaatttagaaaattaccaTTTTACAATATCAAGCACGAGTTATTAAAACCCACTGTACTTG tGTCTAATCACGTTCCTACATTGCCTAATAATTTAAGAACTAGCGCTACTCAAGAATTCCATTATTGTTTTGTATTGACCTGTGATATGGCTTCTGATATGGCCTCAAATAGAGATATTGGAAATGGAAAAAACGATTATAACGTTCAA gCTCAGTTAAGGATCACAGCTACTGATAACACGACTGGAAATGTTACCGAATACAACGATTTTCTTCCACTCGGGTTGGTGGTGCGTTTGAATCACAGGCAATGTACATTACCG atttGTAGTCCTAATTCAAGATCAGGAACTGAATCGAGAAGAATTCCTAGACCAATCAATATTACACCACATATGAAGATGTCTCCGATCTGTCAAAATTTGTTGGTTATCAATTGGGCATGTGAACAAGGAAAAACGTTTGTTGCCAACGTTaatcttgttgaaaaattatcatcagaTTATTTACTTAACAAACTGAAGGAACGGCCGACCATTTCTGTGGACTTGACGAAAGCAACAA TCCGACAACAGTATAAACGTATagatgacgatgatgacgaaGATAACGACAATACGAACGCTGACGATGACGATATAGCTACAACAATTGTGCGTGTTTCGTTAGTGTGTCCTTTAGCTAAATTCCGCATGATGTACCCTGCCAAGGGTAAGAATTGTACTCATCTACAGTGTTTTGATGGAGGAGCGTATATCAGTTTGAACGAAAAGAAACCTATGTGGATGTGTCCAGTTTGCAATAGAGAGTTGTATTTCGACGATTTACTCATTGAtca GTATTTTTCGGATGTTTTACAAAATAAGGATTTATCTCCGGATTGTCAAGAAGTTCAGCTCTTGGTTGATGGATCATGGAAAAGTTATGACGAAGAAGCTGCAAATAATGAtgataaatcgaaaaatgatgGTTCGGCGAATTCTCCTGGTGCTCAGTCTCCTAACCAGGATGCACGA GCAAATAACGGAGATGCCAATGATAACGGATCGAACAATGATG acGTCGACAGAAAAGAATGTGCTATCATTGAAGAAAGTGAAGGAAATACAGCTGGAGGAGGAGCCGTGGTTGATTTAACTGAAGAGGACGAAGAATCGCCGGAAGATACAATGGACGCAGACGCAAATGACGCAGAAAACAATATTCCTCTTGAACCTCCCAAGATCTCTCCTCCGCCACCTTTGAGCCCTCCGCAGGCGAAACCGAACG ATACTAATGACAAAGCTGTGGAAGGTACTTCGAATACCGAAAAGCCAGAAACAGATGATGGCGATTCTTCGGCAATCACTCCAACTACCAACGCATCGGCTTCAACCGAAAGAGCTTCTTCTACAGCGGTCAGCAGTTCTGGGTACATGAGTCCAGGTATAATTTCTTTGGACAGTCCTTCCCCGCCACCGATGGTTGCCTTGAATTTAG GAGATACGTCATAG
- the LOC135832769 gene encoding bolA-like protein 3, which produces MYLSRLRPFFSATRQTVRRSCSASNNEKRDYSEHEKKVFDILQNRFTSAKSIRVVDVSCGCGAMFDVTVVSPEFKGMAMVKQHQMVTEALKDEIKKMHGIRISTDHEVNAEN; this is translated from the exons atgtacctaaGCAGATTACGACCTTTTTTCTCCGCTACGCGTCAAACTGTCAGAAGGAGTTGTTCG GCTTCAAACAATGAGAAACGTGATTAttcagaacatgaaaaaaaagtgttcgaTATTTTACAGAATCGATTCACATCCGCAAAATCTATCCGTGTTGTTGATGTTTCCT GTGGATGCGGGGCGATGTTTGATGTGACTGTTGTTTCCCCCGAATTCAAAGGCATGGCTATGGTTAAACAACACCAAATGGTCACTGAA GCATTAAAAGACGAAATAAAAAAGATGCATGGAATAAGAATTTCTACTGATCATGAAGTCAATGCTGAAAATTAA